One Curtobacterium sp. MCLR17_032 genomic window carries:
- the infC gene encoding translation initiation factor IF-3, with translation MKELRITDPRTNDRIRVPEVRLVGPQGEQVGVVPIAVALRLAQEAELDLVEVAPNSKPPVAKIMDYGKFKYEAAQKAKEARRNQVNTDLKEVRFRLKIDVHDYETKRKRAEGFLLGGDKVKAMILFRGREQSRPEQGVRLLQKFAEEIAEFGVVESRPTQDGRNMTMIIAPLKNKSDVKGEQNAKRAAEKAERKATEHSAKAKSEDEPTSAPAAAAPADSSAE, from the coding sequence TTGAAGGAGCTCCGCATCACCGATCCCCGTACCAACGACCGAATCCGCGTCCCCGAGGTCCGACTGGTCGGACCCCAGGGCGAGCAGGTCGGCGTTGTCCCCATCGCCGTCGCACTGCGCCTCGCGCAGGAAGCCGAGCTGGATCTGGTCGAGGTCGCGCCGAACTCGAAGCCGCCCGTCGCCAAGATCATGGACTACGGCAAGTTCAAGTACGAAGCCGCTCAGAAGGCCAAGGAAGCCCGCCGCAACCAGGTCAACACCGACCTGAAAGAGGTCCGGTTCCGCCTGAAGATCGACGTGCACGACTACGAGACGAAGCGCAAGCGCGCCGAGGGGTTCCTCCTCGGTGGCGACAAGGTGAAGGCGATGATCCTCTTCCGCGGTCGCGAGCAGTCGCGTCCCGAGCAGGGTGTCCGGCTCCTCCAGAAGTTCGCGGAGGAGATCGCAGAGTTCGGCGTCGTCGAGTCGCGTCCGACCCAGGACGGCCGCAACATGACGATGATCATCGCGCCGCTCAAGAACAAGTCGGACGTCAAGGGCGAGCAGAACGCCAAGCGTGCCGCTGAGAAGGCCGAGCGGAAGGCCACCGAGCACTCCGCCAAGGCCAAGTCGGAGGACGAGCCCACGTCGGCTCCCGCCGCAGCAGCCCCGGCCGACTCGTCGGCCGAATAG
- a CDS encoding DUF1844 domain-containing protein, which yields MTDTPSNPAPAFDDSDEAARDIAEVPAIELINTVAVHLLSAAAVKVGLADDPEQQTDLDEARKLITSLAGLVTAAATEIGDQHARPLRDGLRSVQLAFREASAIPDAPGKGPGEKYTGPVN from the coding sequence GTGACCGACACCCCGAGCAACCCGGCCCCCGCATTCGACGATTCCGACGAGGCCGCGCGCGACATCGCCGAGGTCCCCGCGATCGAACTCATCAACACCGTGGCCGTCCACCTGCTCAGCGCCGCCGCCGTGAAGGTCGGCCTGGCCGACGACCCGGAGCAGCAGACCGACCTGGACGAAGCGCGGAAGCTCATCACCTCGCTCGCCGGGCTCGTCACCGCGGCCGCGACCGAGATCGGCGACCAGCACGCGCGTCCGCTCCGCGACGGGCTGCGGTCCGTGCAGCTGGCGTTCCGCGAAGCGTCGGCGATCCCGGACGCACCGGGCAAGGGTCCGGGCGAGAAGTACACCGGACCCGTCAACTAG
- a CDS encoding phosphotransferase, translating into MTDAVHADPFETAVAGWMADQRWYAAKGGTPSIRVVAEQTDTTADATIRTLFVLDDAPTGPVLYQVPLTVRPAAVPELTHALVTELDGAAVYDAPHDVAYARWLLSRIEADGEHIGPVTGARVLSGEQSNTSVIADTAESGQVITKVFRVLHDGENPDVTTQRALSTAGSVRVPRTFGALTGEWPDAGQTSGTAHGHLAFAQEFLPGLEDAWRVALTAARGGESFASAADRLGAALAEVHTVLAGAMATATSGPDQVDEAIATMRRRLDTAAAEVPQVAEHAAAVGRVYDRAATVPWPTMQRIHGDLHLGQVLSAPEPRGWVFLDFEGEPLRPMPERSRPDVALRDVAGMLRSFDYVAGALAHEDEPVDTGDWAHEARSAFLDGYERGSGSDLRAHRALLDAFELDKAVYEVVYEARNRPTWVGIPVAAVDRLVARSAA; encoded by the coding sequence ATGACCGACGCTGTGCACGCCGACCCCTTCGAGACCGCCGTCGCCGGCTGGATGGCCGACCAACGGTGGTACGCCGCCAAGGGCGGGACCCCCAGCATCCGGGTCGTCGCCGAACAGACCGACACCACCGCGGACGCGACGATCCGCACCCTGTTCGTCCTCGACGACGCTCCCACCGGCCCCGTCCTCTACCAGGTACCGCTCACCGTGCGACCCGCAGCGGTCCCCGAGCTCACGCACGCCCTGGTCACCGAACTCGACGGTGCAGCGGTCTACGACGCCCCGCACGACGTCGCCTACGCACGCTGGCTGCTCAGCCGCATCGAGGCCGACGGCGAACACATCGGTCCGGTCACCGGCGCGCGCGTCCTCAGCGGCGAGCAGTCCAACACGTCCGTCATCGCCGACACCGCCGAGAGCGGCCAGGTGATCACCAAGGTCTTCCGCGTCCTGCACGACGGTGAGAACCCCGACGTCACCACCCAGCGTGCGTTGTCGACCGCCGGCTCCGTCCGCGTGCCACGCACCTTCGGCGCGCTGACGGGGGAGTGGCCGGACGCCGGCCAGACGAGCGGCACCGCGCACGGCCACCTCGCCTTCGCGCAGGAGTTCCTGCCCGGGCTCGAGGACGCCTGGCGCGTCGCGCTGACCGCGGCCCGGGGCGGCGAGTCCTTCGCCAGCGCCGCCGACCGACTCGGTGCCGCGCTCGCCGAGGTGCACACGGTCCTGGCCGGCGCGATGGCCACCGCGACGTCCGGACCGGACCAGGTCGACGAGGCGATCGCGACGATGCGTCGTCGCCTGGACACCGCGGCTGCCGAGGTGCCGCAGGTCGCCGAGCACGCCGCCGCCGTCGGCCGGGTCTACGACCGGGCGGCGACCGTGCCGTGGCCGACCATGCAGCGCATCCACGGCGATCTGCACCTCGGGCAGGTGCTCTCAGCCCCCGAGCCCCGTGGATGGGTCTTCCTCGACTTCGAGGGCGAGCCGCTCCGTCCGATGCCGGAACGCTCACGTCCGGACGTCGCACTGCGGGACGTCGCCGGCATGCTGCGGTCCTTCGACTACGTCGCCGGCGCCCTCGCGCACGAGGACGAGCCCGTGGACACCGGCGACTGGGCGCACGAGGCGCGCAGTGCGTTCCTCGACGGATACGAGCGGGGCAGCGGGTCCGACCTGCGCGCACACCGCGCACTGCTCGACGCCTTCGAGCTCGACAAGGCGGTCTACGAGGTCGTCTACGAGGCGCGGAACCGCCCCACCTGGGTCGGCATCCCCGTCGCGGCGGTCGACCGGTTGGTCGCGCGCTCGGCAGCATGA
- a CDS encoding CHAD domain-containing protein: MPQRDDPHDDDFPAPRLTWRVPDARRLPALEPYADVVGRVPHVIVRETVWDTSDGVLAAAGIDLVRSEDGTWTIDRGDGPEHLADRTADAPVPELAVYLRGRPLTVVRRRDTTTALLVLHSRDGRVRAEVADVRVDEGAPGEPVLRVGRWWALADDGSEHALVRGVERAMLDAAEDSKDAEGTDVARTDTASTTEGDERGAGLSEQSPVQVPRGAPVRRPAGVRRPRSGTAARFVVDALATLRADVVRIDPLVRRGEPDALHAHRGSLRRIRSVLAVFRGALDRDATEAVRRSLGHVGRAAGVARDAEVLAATVRSLADRAPLGLVDDAASAGLLGRLATAHREAVAGFDEVLRSAEWFDALDALDALIADAPPGPRAGDAVRPFVERRLHRERRRMRRARDTAAARAGDLEVLHDARKAARRLRYGVEAVGGSVAGHQHLGRLRKVQAALGDGLDAAHAVAALQLGTDFTAGVLATVGRQRADRRFRRGRELLARL; this comes from the coding sequence ATGCCCCAGCGAGATGATCCCCACGATGACGACTTCCCGGCCCCACGCCTGACGTGGCGGGTACCGGACGCCCGACGACTGCCCGCCCTCGAGCCCTACGCGGACGTCGTCGGGCGGGTCCCGCACGTGATCGTGCGCGAGACCGTCTGGGACACGTCGGACGGGGTGCTCGCCGCCGCCGGGATCGACCTGGTGCGCAGCGAGGACGGCACCTGGACGATCGACCGCGGGGACGGCCCGGAACACCTGGCGGACCGGACGGCTGATGCCCCGGTGCCGGAGCTGGCGGTGTACCTCCGTGGTCGCCCCCTGACCGTGGTCCGGCGGCGCGACACCACGACGGCCCTGCTGGTGCTGCACAGTCGGGACGGCCGCGTGCGTGCCGAGGTCGCCGACGTCCGGGTCGACGAAGGCGCTCCGGGCGAGCCGGTGCTGCGGGTCGGCCGGTGGTGGGCGCTGGCCGACGACGGCAGCGAGCATGCGCTCGTCCGCGGGGTCGAGCGGGCGATGCTGGACGCAGCCGAGGACAGCAAGGACGCGGAGGGCACGGACGTGGCGCGCACAGACACGGCGAGCACGACCGAGGGCGACGAGCGGGGCGCAGGCCTGTCCGAGCAGTCGCCGGTGCAGGTCCCCCGAGGTGCGCCCGTCCGCCGACCGGCCGGAGTGCGCCGCCCGAGATCGGGCACCGCCGCTCGGTTCGTCGTCGATGCCCTGGCCACGCTCCGAGCCGACGTGGTCCGGATCGACCCGCTCGTCCGGCGCGGGGAGCCCGACGCGCTGCACGCCCACCGCGGGTCGCTCCGCCGGATCCGGAGCGTGCTGGCCGTGTTCCGCGGAGCGCTCGACCGCGACGCCACCGAAGCGGTGCGACGGAGCCTCGGCCACGTCGGACGTGCTGCCGGGGTGGCCCGAGACGCCGAGGTCCTGGCCGCGACGGTGCGGTCGCTGGCCGACCGCGCGCCCCTCGGACTCGTCGACGACGCCGCGTCGGCCGGGCTCCTCGGTCGCCTGGCGACGGCTCACCGCGAGGCAGTGGCCGGCTTCGACGAGGTGCTGCGATCCGCCGAGTGGTTCGACGCCCTCGACGCACTCGACGCACTCATCGCCGACGCACCACCCGGTCCTCGGGCCGGGGACGCCGTTCGTCCCTTCGTCGAGCGTCGGCTGCACCGCGAACGACGGCGTATGCGACGTGCGCGGGACACGGCAGCAGCCCGCGCCGGTGACCTCGAGGTGCTCCACGATGCCCGCAAGGCCGCGCGACGGCTCCGGTACGGCGTCGAGGCGGTGGGCGGGTCCGTCGCCGGCCACCAGCACCTCGGTCGACTCCGGAAGGTGCAAGCGGCCCTGGGCGACGGACTGGACGCCGCGCACGCCGTCGCGGCCCTGCAGCTGGGCACGGACTTCACCGCCGGGGTCCTGGCGACGGTCGGCCGTCAGCGGGCCGACCGTCGGTTCAGGCGCGGGCGTGAGTTGCTCGCCCGCCTCTGA
- a CDS encoding right-handed parallel beta-helix repeat-containing protein gives MTNLFERHRVQILSGVVGLVAGAVIVGGVWGVSAAVRGPETVAAPAPSSSATTDPGRAPSASRTPQLGTLGDDGGPDSADSGGSGTSGGTANGSGGTATAAPAAACTSPTIRVSTADALKSALEDAKAGDVIALANGTYDGTFEGTATGTASQPIALCGGSGAVLDGGDPSDGYVMHLDGGAYWTLSGFTVQNGQKGVMLDDTQHSVLQGLTVRKIGDEAMHVRANSSDNTVRGNHVSETGLRKPKFGEGIYIGSSKNNWCDVSDCKPDRSDRNVVTENTITDTAAENVDIKEGTTGGVLSDNSFDGAGMQGQNHADSWVDVKGNGWSVTGNRGVHSILDGFQTHELLDGWGTDNTFSGNTVDLGNSDGVAFAFRPVLGNTVSCDNDVVGSNEFSTTKCTS, from the coding sequence ATGACGAACCTCTTCGAACGACATCGCGTCCAGATCCTGTCCGGGGTCGTCGGCCTCGTCGCCGGAGCCGTGATCGTCGGCGGGGTCTGGGGTGTCAGCGCAGCGGTGCGCGGCCCCGAGACCGTCGCGGCACCGGCCCCCAGCTCGTCGGCGACGACCGACCCCGGCCGCGCCCCGAGCGCGAGCCGCACTCCGCAACTCGGCACCCTCGGTGACGACGGCGGGCCCGACAGTGCCGACTCCGGCGGCAGCGGGACGAGCGGCGGCACGGCGAACGGCTCCGGCGGGACCGCCACGGCAGCCCCGGCCGCGGCGTGCACGTCGCCGACCATCCGGGTCAGCACCGCCGATGCGCTCAAGTCCGCGCTCGAAGACGCCAAGGCCGGGGACGTCATCGCCCTGGCGAACGGCACCTACGACGGCACCTTCGAGGGCACCGCCACGGGCACGGCCAGCCAGCCCATCGCCCTGTGCGGGGGGAGCGGTGCCGTCCTCGACGGCGGCGACCCCTCCGACGGCTACGTCATGCACCTCGACGGCGGCGCGTACTGGACCCTGTCCGGGTTCACCGTGCAGAACGGGCAGAAGGGCGTGATGCTCGACGACACCCAGCACTCCGTCCTGCAGGGGCTGACGGTCCGGAAGATCGGCGACGAGGCGATGCACGTCCGTGCCAACAGCAGCGACAACACGGTGCGGGGCAACCACGTGTCGGAGACCGGACTCCGCAAGCCGAAGTTCGGCGAGGGCATCTACATCGGCTCGTCGAAGAACAACTGGTGCGACGTGTCCGACTGCAAGCCGGACCGCAGCGACCGCAACGTCGTGACGGAGAACACGATCACCGACACCGCGGCCGAGAACGTGGACATCAAGGAGGGGACCACCGGCGGCGTGCTGTCGGACAACTCCTTCGACGGTGCGGGCATGCAGGGGCAGAACCATGCGGACTCCTGGGTCGACGTGAAGGGGAACGGCTGGAGCGTCACCGGGAACCGCGGTGTGCACTCGATCCTCGACGGGTTCCAGACGCACGAGCTGCTGGACGGATGGGGAACGGACAACACGTTCTCCGGCAACACCGTGGACCTCGGCAACAGCGACGGTGTGGCCTTCGCCTTCCGTCCGGTCCTCGGCAACACGGTGTCCTGCGACAACGACGTGGTCGGCTCGAACGAGTTCTCGACCACGAAGTGCACGTCCTGA
- a CDS encoding right-handed parallel beta-helix repeat-containing protein produces the protein MSTDLTPTTSTRRRRRIATASALVLTLAGVGALTLPTAAQAATTGSTSTAAESSVVTGKAYPGSPNKEAKLVAAENERIYNVRALASAARWSGLVTTKPYRLATGSSYTLVLVARGSAYTVNDLKQLAPSTFVKQPDGSYLLSENIVVENGATLQLASPDGLHIHMESDDRGFVSIVTQAGALQIAGSAKAPVIIDSWDPQAGKVDTDTTDGRAYVRVQGGTATLSYASFRDLGFWSGTTGGVSLTGTDLSTLDTASGTQTAKTLRTTKDVFGTTLLPTGAVDGTTPGESTAAGSYSFVSAKIQHTEFDGNAYGLFLTSADGVVMSDSTIENSLIDGLVLHRYVTNSTLSSVDSHDNGVDGIKMTRASTGIVLSQVTANRNGRNGITLNGGALADGPNAVGMPTGDYGNNSLTDSTASDNGRYGVEVLGGENVKVSGSTMDGNRMGIVVGQDAVKTTVRNNVIKGSTQNGISVLDGVRSSEVSDNTIAGADIGIYSRASDADVDGNEISGARTHGVTVVGASKGTTVTDNSVSGRGPSAIDLARSDDAVQHGNTTTGWHSTKPLLVTLRGIFQPLTVLWLILLLIVVVAAIGGVIRGRRGEAREHPYAKLAPLSSFTRGVVDPTTLGLPASPISSPMAEAAADRVGTDRVGTDQGTDRVGTDRVGTDHDGSRHAAHAARSDATDVDAALAAAAR, from the coding sequence ATGAGCACCGACCTGACCCCCACCACGTCCACCCGTCGTCGCCGTCGTATCGCGACCGCGTCCGCGCTCGTCCTGACGCTCGCTGGTGTCGGCGCCCTGACGCTGCCCACCGCAGCGCAGGCCGCGACCACCGGGTCCACCTCGACCGCGGCGGAGTCCTCCGTCGTCACGGGCAAGGCCTACCCGGGCAGCCCGAACAAGGAGGCGAAGCTCGTCGCCGCCGAGAACGAACGCATCTACAACGTGCGCGCGCTCGCATCGGCCGCCCGGTGGAGCGGCCTCGTGACCACCAAGCCCTACCGACTCGCCACGGGCAGTTCGTACACCCTGGTGCTCGTCGCCCGAGGCTCGGCGTACACGGTCAACGACCTCAAGCAGCTCGCGCCCTCCACGTTCGTGAAGCAGCCGGACGGGTCGTACCTGCTCAGCGAGAACATCGTCGTCGAGAACGGCGCGACCCTGCAGCTCGCCAGCCCCGACGGCCTGCACATCCACATGGAGAGCGACGACCGCGGCTTCGTGTCGATCGTCACGCAGGCCGGAGCACTGCAGATCGCCGGGTCGGCCAAGGCGCCCGTCATCATCGACTCGTGGGACCCGCAGGCCGGCAAGGTCGACACCGACACCACCGACGGCCGTGCCTACGTCCGAGTCCAGGGCGGGACCGCGACGCTGAGCTACGCGTCGTTCCGCGACCTCGGCTTCTGGAGCGGCACGACCGGCGGCGTCTCGCTCACCGGCACCGACCTGTCCACGCTCGACACCGCGTCCGGCACCCAGACGGCGAAGACCCTGCGCACCACGAAGGACGTCTTCGGCACCACCCTGCTGCCGACCGGTGCCGTCGACGGGACCACCCCGGGCGAGAGCACGGCCGCCGGGTCCTACAGCTTCGTCTCGGCGAAGATCCAGCACACCGAGTTCGACGGCAACGCGTACGGCCTGTTCCTCACGAGCGCGGACGGCGTCGTGATGTCGGACTCCACCATCGAGAACTCGCTCATCGACGGACTCGTGCTCCACCGGTACGTGACGAACAGCACACTGTCGTCCGTCGACTCGCACGACAACGGTGTGGACGGCATCAAGATGACCCGCGCCTCCACAGGCATCGTGCTCAGCCAGGTCACGGCGAACCGCAACGGCCGCAACGGCATCACGTTGAACGGTGGGGCGCTCGCCGACGGTCCGAACGCCGTCGGCATGCCGACCGGCGACTACGGCAACAACTCCCTGACCGACAGCACCGCGTCCGACAACGGGCGGTACGGTGTCGAGGTGCTCGGTGGCGAGAACGTCAAGGTCAGCGGCTCCACGATGGACGGCAACCGGATGGGCATCGTCGTCGGTCAGGACGCCGTGAAGACCACCGTGCGCAACAACGTCATCAAGGGCTCGACCCAGAACGGCATCTCGGTGCTCGACGGGGTGCGGTCGTCGGAGGTCAGCGACAACACGATCGCGGGCGCCGACATCGGGATCTACAGCCGGGCGTCCGACGCCGACGTGGACGGCAACGAGATCTCCGGCGCACGGACCCACGGCGTGACCGTGGTCGGTGCCTCGAAGGGCACGACCGTGACCGACAACTCGGTGTCCGGCCGCGGACCGAGCGCCATCGACCTGGCACGGTCCGACGACGCGGTTCAGCACGGCAACACCACGACCGGGTGGCACTCCACCAAGCCGCTGCTCGTGACGCTGCGCGGGATCTTCCAGCCGCTCACCGTGCTGTGGCTGATCCTGCTGCTCATCGTCGTGGTCGCCGCCATCGGTGGTGTCATCCGCGGCCGCCGGGGCGAGGCCCGCGAGCACCCGTACGCCAAGCTCGCACCGCTGTCCTCGTTCACCCGTGGTGTCGTCGACCCGACCACGCTGGGCCTCCCCGCGTCGCCGATCTCGTCGCCGATGGCCGAAGCCGCCGCGGACAGGGTCGGCACGGACCGAGTCGGCACGGACCAGGGCACCGACCGAGTCGGCACCGACCGGGTCGGCACGGACCACGACGGCAGCCGGCATGCAGCCCACGCCGCACGGTCCGACGCCACCGACGTCGATGCGGCGCTCGCCGCGGCGGCCCGGTGA
- a CDS encoding glycosyltransferase: MDTLAALAASQTSTQVVIDQLVAFGHEALKYVPVGIAGVIVWALWLYRVVLSARAKPVVNGFRTTTSVVVPSYHEDPDILLRCLDTWRSQNPDEIIIVLDIADTEAYQRIVAVGDPTVKPILFHHVGKRSALGQGIRLARYDVVVLVDSDTSWEPGLLENVQMPFVDTTVGGVGTQQNVYQRNSSIWRIIADWLVNLRYFNYVPAMGAAGAVPCLSGRTAAYRRSAVLPVLDNLENEFFLGRRCVAGDDGRLTWLVLASGFKTVHQESAKALSMFPATGKAFFKQRIRWSRNSYRTYLTAIAKGWIWRVPFVTKITVLQIILTPVTMGITMWYLLFSRLELSIVGAAFTIAWLLAGRAVRGFSNLRRHPLDLFVLPILAIVVIVIALPIKVFSFITMNKQGWLTRHADQMGGDGQTAATLDGPASRPAVQTTPVQTTPVQTTPVQTTPVATPAPIPAPAFAMAGAPEMAMASAGAPAMAMSPAGSPETSSIATPTPTAPVSEAPATASQPTEAATATTSGTQRASQPAAGLQGGEVAAA; this comes from the coding sequence ATGGACACCCTGGCCGCGCTCGCCGCATCCCAGACATCGACCCAGGTCGTCATCGACCAGCTCGTCGCCTTCGGCCACGAAGCCCTCAAGTACGTGCCCGTCGGCATCGCCGGTGTGATCGTGTGGGCCCTGTGGCTCTACCGCGTCGTGCTGTCGGCGCGGGCGAAGCCGGTGGTCAACGGCTTCCGCACCACGACCTCCGTCGTCGTGCCGAGCTACCACGAGGACCCCGACATCCTGCTCCGTTGCCTCGACACCTGGCGCTCGCAGAACCCCGACGAGATCATCATCGTGCTCGACATCGCCGACACCGAGGCGTACCAGCGCATCGTCGCCGTGGGCGACCCGACCGTGAAGCCGATCCTGTTCCACCACGTCGGCAAGCGCAGCGCCCTCGGCCAGGGCATCCGGCTCGCCCGGTACGACGTCGTGGTCCTGGTGGACTCCGACACCAGCTGGGAGCCGGGACTGCTCGAGAACGTGCAGATGCCCTTCGTCGACACCACCGTGGGCGGTGTCGGGACGCAGCAGAACGTCTACCAGCGGAACTCGAGCATCTGGCGGATCATCGCCGACTGGCTCGTCAACCTGCGCTACTTCAACTACGTGCCCGCCATGGGTGCCGCCGGTGCGGTGCCGTGCCTGTCCGGACGCACCGCCGCCTACCGTCGCTCGGCCGTCCTGCCCGTGCTCGACAACCTCGAGAACGAGTTCTTCCTCGGCCGCCGCTGCGTCGCCGGTGACGACGGTCGTCTCACCTGGCTCGTGCTCGCCTCCGGCTTCAAGACCGTGCACCAGGAGAGCGCCAAGGCCCTCTCGATGTTCCCGGCCACCGGCAAGGCGTTCTTCAAGCAGCGCATCCGCTGGAGCCGCAACTCGTACCGCACCTACCTGACGGCCATCGCCAAGGGCTGGATCTGGCGCGTGCCCTTCGTCACGAAGATCACCGTCCTGCAGATCATCCTGACCCCCGTCACCATGGGCATCACCATGTGGTACCTGCTGTTCAGCCGCCTGGAACTCAGCATCGTCGGTGCGGCGTTCACCATCGCCTGGCTGCTCGCCGGTCGTGCCGTCCGTGGGTTCTCCAACCTGCGCCGTCACCCGCTCGACCTCTTCGTCCTGCCGATCCTGGCGATCGTGGTGATCGTCATCGCCCTGCCGATCAAGGTGTTCTCGTTCATCACGATGAACAAGCAGGGGTGGCTGACCCGGCACGCCGACCAGATGGGTGGCGACGGGCAGACCGCGGCGACCCTCGACGGTCCCGCATCGCGCCCGGCGGTCCAGACCACACCGGTCCAGACCACACCGGTCCAGACCACACCGGTCCAGACCACACCGGTTGCGACGCCGGCACCGATCCCGGCTCCGGCCTTCGCCATGGCGGGAGCGCCCGAGATGGCCATGGCCTCTGCGGGAGCACCCGCGATGGCCATGTCCCCGGCGGGATCACCGGAGACCTCCTCGATCGCGACGCCGACGCCGACGGCACCCGTCTCGGAGGCCCCGGCCACCGCTTCCCAGCCGACCGAGGCCGCGACCGCGACCACGTCGGGGACGCAGCGGGCGTCGCAGCCGGCAGCGGGCCTCCAGGGCGGAGAGGTGGCGGCAGCATGA
- a CDS encoding alpha/beta hydrolase gives MPFITVGAENGHDIDLHYDDFGTGDPVVLIHGWPLSGRSWEGQVPALVAAGHRVIAYDRRGFGQSSQPWGGYDYDTFAADLDKLITELGLSDVTLIGFSMGGGELARYVSTYGTGKVAKLVFASAVPPYLWKSDENPDGGVDQGLADWFANGITGDRPAFLHEFIDKFYTAGGTVSLTHKPLVSDDQRAYDLAIAELASPKGTLDCTVAFATTDFRDDLTKVDVPTLVIHGDADGIVPFEVSGKRTAEAIPNAQVHVIEGGPHGVLASHRDEWNEAVLRFLAQ, from the coding sequence ATGCCGTTCATCACCGTCGGAGCCGAGAACGGGCACGACATCGACCTGCATTACGACGACTTCGGCACCGGCGACCCGGTCGTCCTGATCCACGGGTGGCCGCTGTCCGGCCGGTCGTGGGAGGGCCAGGTCCCCGCGCTCGTCGCGGCCGGCCACCGGGTCATCGCCTACGACCGTCGCGGCTTCGGACAGTCGTCGCAGCCGTGGGGCGGCTACGACTACGACACGTTCGCGGCGGACCTCGACAAGTTGATCACCGAGCTCGGCCTCTCGGACGTCACCCTCATCGGGTTCTCGATGGGCGGCGGCGAACTCGCCCGCTACGTCTCCACCTACGGCACCGGCAAGGTCGCCAAGCTCGTCTTCGCCAGCGCGGTGCCGCCGTACCTGTGGAAGTCGGACGAGAACCCGGACGGCGGCGTCGACCAGGGCCTGGCGGACTGGTTCGCGAACGGCATCACTGGCGACCGTCCGGCGTTCCTGCACGAGTTCATCGACAAGTTCTACACGGCCGGCGGCACGGTGTCGTTGACGCACAAGCCGCTCGTCAGCGACGACCAGCGGGCCTACGACCTGGCGATCGCGGAGCTCGCGTCGCCGAAGGGCACGCTCGACTGCACCGTCGCGTTCGCCACGACGGACTTCCGCGACGACCTGACGAAGGTGGACGTCCCGACGCTCGTCATCCACGGCGACGCCGACGGGATCGTCCCGTTCGAGGTCTCCGGCAAGCGGACCGCCGAGGCGATCCCGAACGCGCAGGTCCACGTCATCGAGGGTGGGCCGCACGGCGTCCTCGCGTCGCACCGTGACGAGTGGAACGAGGCGGTGCTGCGCTTCCTGGCGCAGTAG